A part of Chroicocephalus ridibundus chromosome 5, bChrRid1.1, whole genome shotgun sequence genomic DNA contains:
- the LOC134516399 gene encoding glycerol-3-phosphate acyltransferase 3 gives MEDVGWAVVRVGAVWLGLVLALIVVPSALGVSLGISEAYMWVLVKTLEWATIRIEKGVKKPRPQMLKTPAANGIIERDETPMEKEIARLHRVDFEFSDIFYFCRKGFEAIVEDEVTQRFSSEELVSWNLLTRTNVNFHYISLRLTVVWVIGVIVRYCFLLPLRFTLAAIGITSMIVGTTAVGQLPNSSVKNYLSELVHLTCSRILVRALSGTIRYHNKENKPQKGGICVANHTSPIDAIILTNDGCYAMVGQVHGGLMGVIQRATVKACPHVWFERSEIKDRHLVTKRLREHVADKSKLPILIFPEGTCINNTSVMMFKKGSFEIGGTIYPVAIKYDPQFGDAFWNSSKYNIVSYLLRIMTSWAIVCNVWYMPPMVREEGEDAVQFANRVKSAIARQGGLTELPWDGGLKRAKVKDTFREEQQKNYSKMLVRNGSVGSLSTGTESD, from the exons ATGGAGGACGTGGGGTGGGCGGTGGTGCGGGTGGGCGCGGTGTGGCTAGGGCTGGTCCTCGCCCTCATCGTGGTGCCCTCGGCGCTGGGCGTCTCGCTGGGCATCTCCGAGGCCTATATGTGGGTCCTGGTGAAGACTCTGGAG TGGGCCACCATACGGATAGAAAAAGGTGTCAAAAAGCCACGGCCACAGATGCTAAAGACTCCTGCTGCCAATG GTATCATTGAAAGAGATGAAACGCCTATGGAGAAAGAAATTGCGCGTCTGCATCGAGTGGACTTTGAATTCTCTGACATATTCTACTTCTGCAGAAAAGGGTTTGAGGCCATTGTGGAAGATGAAGTCACGCAAAGGTTTTCCTCTGAAGAGCTGGTCTCCTGGAATCTCCTCACAAGGACTAATGTCAACTTCCACTACATCAGCCTGAGGCTGACTGTTGTGTGGGTCATTGGGGTTATAGTGCGGTACTGCTTCCTGCTGCCCCTGCG CTTTACCCTTGCTGCCATTGGGATTACCTCAATGATTGTGGGGACAACAGCGGTAGGACAGCTGCCAAACAGCAG TGTGAAAAACTATTTGAGTGAACTGGTCCACCTCACATGCTCCCGCATCCTTGTCAGAGCTCTGTCTGGTACTATCCGTTACCATAACAA GGAAAACAAACCTCAGAAAGGAGGAATTTGTGTTGCCAACCACACATCACCGATAGATGCGATCATTTTGACAAATGATGGATGCTATGCAATG GTCGGCCAGGTTCACGGTGGATTAATGGGAGTTATTCAGAGAGCCACAGTCAAGGCCTGTCCTCACGTCTGGTTTGAACGCTCGGAAATCAAAGACCGCCATCTAGTGACAAAAAG ACTGAGGGAACATGTGGCAGATAAAAGCAAGCTCCCGATCTTAATTTTTCCAGAAG GTACCTGCATAAACAACACGTCTGTGATGATGTTCAAGAAGGGGAGCTTTGAAATAGGAGGGACAATCTATCCTGTTGCAATCAAA TATGATCCTCAGTTTGGAGACGCATTCTGGAACAGCAGCAAATATAACATCGTGAGCTATCTGCTGCGAATAATGACCAGCTGGGCCATTGTTTGCAATGTGTGGTACATGCCACCAATGGTTAGAGAG GAAGGTGAAGATGCTGTTCAGTTTGCCAACAGAGTGAAGTCAGCCATTGCTCGCCAAGGAGGACTGACTGAACTTCCCTG GGATGGAGGTCTGAAACGAGCAAAAGTCAAAGACACTTTCagagaagaacagcagaaaaactaCAGCAAGATGCTAGTGAGAAATGGATCAGTAGGAAGTCTGTCTACAGGAACAGAGTCAGACTGA